Within the Borrelia parkeri genome, the region CTATGGATTTAAACCTGGGTGAAAAGTATTTGAATAAAGTTTATTTCAAAGATAAAGTCCCTGTTTGTTATGAAAATGCTTTGCTTGGTTATAAGGTTAATTATTCTGTTTATCCTTATGTTAATATGATTGAGGTTGATTATTCAGATAAAAAACATGTATATACTTTTGCTTTAGATTCTTTTAGATATGAAATTTTTGATAATTATTTTAATTACAACTTTGATTATGTAGGTATTAATGAATTTTTAATAGCTAATGTTCCAGAAATTTTTCTTCCCAGTATGTTAAGTTTAAATCCAAAACGAGTTTCTGTTTTAGATATTCAAAAAAATTTAATAGAGAAAAAAACTTTTAATAATTCTGATATTATTGAAGTGAAGAATTACTCTTATGGGAATTTGGTTTCAATTTATAGAAAAATTAATGGGTCTGAAAAATTCAATTATATTGAAATTTATGATAAAGGAGTTTTGAAAGTTAAGAAAGTTATTTTAGATGATAGTTTTGATGTCTATCATAACATTAATTAGCTTTTGAGAGTGATTGATGCATAGAAAAATTTTTATTATTTTTATGTTAATTTTTTCATGCAACACAATAAAAGACATAGATGACAAACAAATTTATTATATACCATCTAAAAGCATAAATAAACATATTGAAGATAATAATTTTGAGATTGCTCTTTCAAGTTATTATAATCTAAGAAATAATGGTTTTGAAATGGATCAAGGTATTCTAGGTTTAAGAGATAAAGCTTTAACCGGGATTCAAAATGAATATATTAAATTTTGTAAGGAAGGAAATTATGATAAAGCACTCTTTAAGCTTGAAACTTTAAATTTGTTTGGTATGATGCTTGCTGAGAGTAGAGAACAATTGATTTTAAAACATCTTGAGAGTGTGAAACGCAAGGACCCGATGCTTGCGAGTTTTTTTGCAAAATATTATTCATTGGATAATACTTTTGATTCTTTGCAAAATTTCGTTATTAATGAAAAATCTCCTCTGAGGAATGTTTTGCTTGATACGGCTGTTTTAACAGTTTGGGTGGATATGGGTACTAAAATTGTAAACGGTCATAGGCTGCCAAATATTGCCTTAGGCTCTGCTTTTGTTGTTGATAGTCTTAAAGGATATGCTTTGACCAATTATCATGTAATTAGTTCTCAGGTTGATAATAATTATAATGGGGTTTCCAATCTTTATGTAAGACTTCCAAGAGGCAAAGGTGAAAAACTCCCTGCAACAGTCATTTCTTATTCAAAGGAAATGGATCTTGCTTTAATTAAGGTATCTTTTAAATTAGATCATCAATTTAATTTAAATTATTCTTCGAATATTAATATTGGAGATAGAATTTATGCCATGGGTTCTCCTATGGGTTTTGAGAAAACTATTACATCAGGAATAATTTCTGGACAGAATAGAAATTTATTATCTGTTGGCGATTCTTATCAAATTGATGCTGCCATTAATCAGGGAAATTCCGGTGGACCTGTGGTAAATGAAAGTGGCGAGTTAATTGGACTTACATTTGCTGGAATTTTACATTCTCAAGGTCTTAATTTCGTTATACCTTCAAAATGGGTTTTAAAGGTTTTACCATTTATGTATGGAGGTGGTATTTTAAGAAATAAGTGGTTGGGATTTACTTTTTCTGAAAGTTTGAAAGATTTAGAGATATCATATGTAGTTCCTAATTCTCCTGCAGATATTGGTGGGTTAAGGAGTGGAGATTCTATTCTTAGTGTTGATTCTTTGAAATTTGATAGCTTAAGAGATCTTCAATATTATATTTTGCAAAAAAAATCTATGGTTAAAATTAAGTATAAAAGAGATAATAAAGAGCATGAGAGTTATTTGTATCCACAAGACCGGCCGAACAATATTATTGAGACTATTATAGAGGGTGATTCTTTTAAGAATTTGATGGGAGCTTTTTTGGGGTTAAATTTGAATTTAGTTTCTGGAAGGGAATATAGAGTTGCTAAGGTGTTTTCAAATGGTCTTGGTGATGAACTTAATTTTAGGGATAATGATGAAATTTTTGTTTATGCTTCTAATTATATTAAGGATAAGAGAGTGTTTGTTTTATTGCTTTATGTTAAAAGATTGTTTTCAGGATATTTAGGAGCTCCTTTGCAACTTGTTATTCCTTTTGATGCTCTTGTATTTGTGTAAAAAATCTTTAACGTGTTTGGAGTTGATTTTTATGGGCTTTTATTTGAATTTAGTTAGTGGAGATACTAAATCCAAACTAGATGATATTGTGTCTATTAGTCATTTTGATTTTAAAGCTAATTTAAATTTAATGCTTATTATTGGTCCTATGGGTAGTGGTAAGACAGAATATGCTGCTAAGATTTATAAAGATTCTCTTATTATTAAGAATAAATCTTCTAAAGTGTTAGATCCCATTACCAAGGGGCGTAGAAACAGAGCCAATATATTTTTTATTAGAAATATTCTTGATAAGAAAAGGTTTAAAGATTATCCTAAAAATGTTATTCCTTATAGAGGCGGTGGAAGTGATAGGATTGATGGGGTTGATTTTGCAGGTAATTCTTTTGATGTAGGCCAATTAATAGACGATAATCCTGAATATGGAACCTTTATTATTGATGAAACTTGTTTTTACGATGAACGTTTGGTTTTTATTTTAAATAAAATCGCATTAGATTCGAATGTATTATTTATACTTCCTACTTTACTTTATAATTTTAGGAAAGAGATATTTAATAATACTGCTAAACTCTTAATAGAATATTCAGATAAGATTTGTCGTCTTGGTGCTTATTGTGAGCATGTTAATTGTATGGATGAATCTTTTTTAACATACAGATATTATTTTTATAAAGGAGAGGAAATAGCTGCACCTTATTTTGATCCTTTGTTAATTGTTGGTGGTGATGAGATTGTTGAGTCTGCTATTTATCCAAATTATGCTACAAGATGTTCTAGGCATCATTATCTTGTTGGTAGGGAGTATTTTTTTACCATTCTTAAACCTTTTGCATTGTTGTATACGCAAGGTGATAAAAAATTGCTTGAGAGAGAAATAATGGATTTGAGCAGTAATGTGAGGAATTCAAATTTTGAAAATTCTCTTTTGATTGAATCTAGAGGAAGATGTGACATTTCAGTTTTAGAAAATTTGTTAGGATTGCCTTTTTTAGCAGAAAGAGCTTTAATTACACTGTCATTGGAATGTAATATTCTTAGTAAGGGAGATCTTAAAGAGCTTATTGATAAATTTTCTCTTAGTAAGGATTATATTCAAAAAGTAATTGTTTCAAAAGAGTATCAATGGATTTTTTAGAAAAATATTAATAATAATTTAGTCTTTTTTGAAAGAATTTCTTTGTTTGTTCAATACGTGTTAATTCTCTTTCAATTATATCATAGTAGTTAAGTTCTTTAGTTTCAATTCTATGATATTCATCTTCCCAGTTTGTTATTCCATCGCTTTGCATTTTAGTAAATTTATATTTTTGCAATTGTTTGTGGTACTTTAAAGCTTCTGTATAGTATTCAGCAGCTATTTTATAAAAATTTGTAGACTTATTTAAGTTTTCAAGAATTCCCTTCTTTTTTGGGGTTTTATAAAAATATGTATATCTTGTGTCAAATAAATCGCCTAAATACAGATGTTGCTTAACAAGAAGTAAATTTACATGCATTTTAAAGAGAAGCTTATATTTATCCCATTCTTCTCTTGTTTCTACTTTTGATAAAGAATAATTTGGATTTCCAAATGGATATTTTAATGCATTTTGTAAAAAAAATATATTTCTTTTATAGCTATTGGGATTTTTTTTCATTTGTTCGTTGAAAATGACATACCATTGTTCAGCATAGAAAAATTTTGATGATGCATTTATATTGGTTATTAGTAGAATTGAAAATATTATTAGACATAATATAAAAAATTTTTTATGGAACATGTCTGTATCCTTTCCTTTGTTTTAATTATATTAAAATTTTATTAAATCAAAAATTTTTCTTGTATTTGTTTCTAAGTCTTTTTCATTTGAGTTTTCAATGTATACAATATCAATTAGGTCGTCAAAAATTTTGAGCATTTCTATATATCTAGAGTTGATTTCTTTGAATTTTGCTGCTTCAAACTCGAAGAGATCAGCTTGTATTCTGTTTTCTTGAATGCGTTTGTATGCAATACTGGGATCCGTTTTTATGAAGAAAAGTTTTTCAGGAAGTGGGAATTCTTTGTTTAGTTTATATCCCAATTCTCCTTGATATGCTATAGATGAGAATAAATATCTGTCGGTTATTACTTTTGTATTACCTTTATTTAATATTTCTATTATTCCATTCTTTGTGTTGTATAAATGTTCATATCTGTCTGCTACATACAAGTATGCTAGTGATACCTTTCTTAAGGGATTTTTAAAATTAGTTAGTTGCTGTCTTATAAATTCTCCAATGACTCCTTGTGATGGTTCTTTTGTAAAATAATACTTCAGTTTGTTATTACATAGTTTTTGTAGTTTTTGAATTATACTTGTTTTTCCACTTCCATCGATTCCTTCTATGCAATAGAAATTTTTTAGGATCTTATTCACAAAAATTGTCCCCTTAAATGTTTTGACTAATTAGATACTTACTTAAGTATTATATAATATATATAAATATATATATGAATTTGTTTTTTATAAGAAATAAGATTGCTCTATCTTTCATTTTTTCAATAATAGTCTTTGTATCAATTCTTGTGCTCTTTATTTTATTTATTCAAGCCCAAGTTTATTCTGCTAGATTTTTTATTATAAGTTACCTTGAATCGAAAACAGGCTTTAAAATCAAGTATGATAAAATTGCCCCTTATTTTTTATCTTCAATAAAAATAGATAATCTGGAGTTGAGCTTAAATGATAAAGATACAATATTGATGAATACTGTTAAAGTCAATTTGGATTTGTTTAAACTGTTATTAGGAGATAAGAACATTATTTTAGATATTTTTGTAAGGGGAAGTACTTTAAATTTTGATTTAAATGATTTTAAATTTCTTAACCTTCAGAGTTCACATTCTCGTACATTGAAATTAGATGATGATAGTACTAGTCATGCAATATTTGGTAAAATGTTTAATTTTTTTGATAGTCTTCATATGCATTTAGAAGATATTAATATGAATTTTAGACTACCTTCTGATAAGTTTCTGAAATTTCAGATTAAGAGTTTTGCATTAAAGACTATTGACGATGATTTTTTATTTAGTTTTATTGTTGATTTTACTTCTCTTGCAGTTTTAAATCCCGATGTTAGTCATGAAAATATTCTTGATTCGACTTTTTATTTTGAAGGTAAGTTTAAAAAAGATCTTGAAGATGGATATATTAACTTTAGTTTTTTAAAATTACATACAAGTTATTTTGATTTGCTTGAGCAAGGCTTTCAAATAAATTATTCTAAGGGAAATATTGAAATTTTTAATATTCTCCGAGAGAATTTGGATTTTAATTTAAGATATGATTTTAATAAAAAATTTTTAAGATTGGATGCTTTGTTCTTTGATATAAATCTTGTAAATTGGATAAGCTTTAATGAAAATTTGATTAATTATAAAGATTACCTTGATACGAATTTAAATGGTCAACTAGCATTTTCTTATGATTTTAAAGATAAAGATTTACGGTATGCATTTTTATTAAATTCATCTTCAAATGCTAATATGGTAAATAAGGAAATTCAGGGATTAAAAGTCCAAATTAAAGGGAATGAAGCAGTTATAGATGTGCAAAATGCTTTTGTAAAACTTAAGAGAGGATTTATTGGTTATAAGGGCTATTATTCTTTAAAAGATTTAGTACCAATAGGAAGGCTTGATTTTAGGTCTGCAAAGATTTTTAATTTTAAGGATATTAATGGGCATTTGAATTTTAGTAAGAGAAATCAAAAATTTTGCGTAAAATCTGATGATTTTAGGGTTGGCAGGCTTAAAATTCAAGATTTGAATATGAAAACGAGTTTTGTTCAGGATCGTATCTATGTTAATTATTTATTAAGTTTTGCTAACAATAATTCTAAAATTTCATTAAGGGGTGATTTTAATAAGGAAAATTTTAATCTTAATTTAGGTGTTAAAGAGTTTCCTATGCTTTTTTTGAAGGATGTTCTTCCAGAAACTTTTATTACTAAAGTTATTCCTGAATATTTTTTGTCGGGTAAGTATTTAAATTTGACTTCAGATTTTGATTTAAATACCGTTGATTATACTAAAAGTAAGTTGAATAGTCTTAATTTTGTTGTCTTATCAAAATTAGATGATTTTAATTTAATATTTAATGCAAGTGGAGAGAAGAATATTTATAAGGTAAAATACTTTAATTATAGTAATGGGGATTATAATGTAAATTCTAATTTTTTGGTACAGTTGTTTGATGATAGTTTGAAGATAAATACTGAGTTTAATTATTTGAGTAGAAATTATCCTTTGTATTTTGAGTTGAATTTTAAAGATAGGTATGCCAACTTGAAATTGTCACCTAAGTCGCAAGTCAGTTTAACTTATTCTGCTTCATCTATAGTTTATTTTTTAAATATTAATGATTTTTATCTTTATAATGGAGATTCTGAAATTTTGTTAAATGTTAATTCTTTAGGAAATTACCAAAGAATGAATGATGATTTAAATGTCAAAATTACTAAGTTTAAATTAGGTAAGATTGCTGGTAATCCTGCTTATAATTTTAATTTTAGCTTTGAAGGTTTATATAAAGATAAACAAGTTAGTCTTTCAAATATTAGATTTATAAATGGGGTTTCAAATTTACAAGGGCAAGGACATTTTAATTTAAATGATAAACTTAGTGGTAATTTGAACTTGTTTTCGCATGTAAATTCAGAGCGTTATTTTTTTGGTGTTGATTCTAA harbors:
- a CDS encoding S1C family serine protease; this translates as MHRKIFIIFMLIFSCNTIKDIDDKQIYYIPSKSINKHIEDNNFEIALSSYYNLRNNGFEMDQGILGLRDKALTGIQNEYIKFCKEGNYDKALFKLETLNLFGMMLAESREQLILKHLESVKRKDPMLASFFAKYYSLDNTFDSLQNFVINEKSPLRNVLLDTAVLTVWVDMGTKIVNGHRLPNIALGSAFVVDSLKGYALTNYHVISSQVDNNYNGVSNLYVRLPRGKGEKLPATVISYSKEMDLALIKVSFKLDHQFNLNYSSNINIGDRIYAMGSPMGFEKTITSGIISGQNRNLLSVGDSYQIDAAINQGNSGGPVVNESGELIGLTFAGILHSQGLNFVIPSKWVLKVLPFMYGGGILRNKWLGFTFSESLKDLEISYVVPNSPADIGGLRSGDSILSVDSLKFDSLRDLQYYILQKKSMVKIKYKRDNKEHESYLYPQDRPNNIIETIIEGDSFKNLMGAFLGLNLNLVSGREYRVAKVFSNGLGDELNFRDNDEIFVYASNYIKDKRVFVLLLYVKRLFSGYLGAPLQLVIPFDALVFV
- a CDS encoding thymidine kinase produces the protein MGFYLNLVSGDTKSKLDDIVSISHFDFKANLNLMLIIGPMGSGKTEYAAKIYKDSLIIKNKSSKVLDPITKGRRNRANIFFIRNILDKKRFKDYPKNVIPYRGGGSDRIDGVDFAGNSFDVGQLIDDNPEYGTFIIDETCFYDERLVFILNKIALDSNVLFILPTLLYNFRKEIFNNTAKLLIEYSDKICRLGAYCEHVNCMDESFLTYRYYFYKGEEIAAPYFDPLLIVGGDEIVESAIYPNYATRCSRHHYLVGREYFFTILKPFALLYTQGDKKLLEREIMDLSSNVRNSNFENSLLIESRGRCDISVLENLLGLPFLAERALITLSLECNILSKGDLKELIDKFSLSKDYIQKVIVSKEYQWIF
- the tmk gene encoding dTMP kinase is translated as MNKILKNFYCIEGIDGSGKTSIIQKLQKLCNNKLKYYFTKEPSQGVIGEFIRQQLTNFKNPLRKVSLAYLYVADRYEHLYNTKNGIIEILNKGNTKVITDRYLFSSIAYQGELGYKLNKEFPLPEKLFFIKTDPSIAYKRIQENRIQADLFEFEAAKFKEINSRYIEMLKIFDDLIDIVYIENSNEKDLETNTRKIFDLIKF
- a CDS encoding translocation/assembly module TamB domain-containing protein, translating into MNLFFIRNKIALSFIFSIIVFVSILVLFILFIQAQVYSARFFIISYLESKTGFKIKYDKIAPYFLSSIKIDNLELSLNDKDTILMNTVKVNLDLFKLLLGDKNIILDIFVRGSTLNFDLNDFKFLNLQSSHSRTLKLDDDSTSHAIFGKMFNFFDSLHMHLEDINMNFRLPSDKFLKFQIKSFALKTIDDDFLFSFIVDFTSLAVLNPDVSHENILDSTFYFEGKFKKDLEDGYINFSFLKLHTSYFDLLEQGFQINYSKGNIEIFNILRENLDFNLRYDFNKKFLRLDALFFDINLVNWISFNENLINYKDYLDTNLNGQLAFSYDFKDKDLRYAFLLNSSSNANMVNKEIQGLKVQIKGNEAVIDVQNAFVKLKRGFIGYKGYYSLKDLVPIGRLDFRSAKIFNFKDINGHLNFSKRNQKFCVKSDDFRVGRLKIQDLNMKTSFVQDRIYVNYLLSFANNNSKISLRGDFNKENFNLNLGVKEFPMLFLKDVLPETFITKVIPEYFLSGKYLNLTSDFDLNTVDYTKSKLNSLNFVVLSKLDDFNLIFNASGEKNIYKVKYFNYSNGDYNVNSNFLVQLFDDSLKINTEFNYLSRNYPLYFELNFKDRYANLKLSPKSQVSLTYSASSIVYFLNINDFYLYNGDSEILLNVNSLGNYQRMNDDLNVKITKFKLGKIAGNPAYNFNFSFEGLYKDKQVSLSNIRFINGVSNLQGQGHFNLNDKLSGNLNLFSHVNSERYFFGVDSNEDGSYFVGRFQGFNFNNLKFFSFLNGNINGNFILSFKDSDLFNYSLSAYLETNDLSLVGVPTYCSLNLGLVDNNLNIYNIKASQNEREILTGNFRYDIKNSIGISNLNVNSKLFSSSVNASFQKFENKTEEEFGILKSETDGEIALRDLRYKDKDLSDLTIEFKNNPERFIMSSIEYDLISCLYEYNDGNFDIRLNDYLPFSFFASGNISGNKITGNIQDIKFDSKLITKDLLGSKTFFNIKEHFVLYDLNVIGTLDVDGDLYNPNLNGEFEVVHGLVSSEYLKMSRQYGKSRILELINVPVIIKNNNVIIENKFNLDYYSDVNVAALLNLNFLSDSIVDYYKIDIGVSGSSGVPIKFDKVTINFVGHASGDFFIEGNSEEIMFRGDLNVSNAWIYLLENSIVDLLIDPYKRAKKVGASGVSSKGLDVVTDLKINFDSNVAFHWPDNKISFLNAIIARGNKLEVKSDTKTDDFILKGDLNVASGSFNYHNKQFVFRGGSYISFNENKNKFDPWVKAEATNVIKDGNENLLITMSIDGPLSLWNLSFSSYPVRTEQEIKYLLSSAIIGGEHGLQSAGTNTAEMALGLASDILVDLIVQPIEDYIRSVLKLDLLSIKTDILRNAIGILGSTTTFAGVLDKTNVKVGKYIIDGVFAKAGFGFLKEEVTPLSQNLNFSINFGLELDSPFFFVDYIFDYNFMKHGHGIGNQISIFWKFKY